In one window of Brachyhypopomus gauderio isolate BG-103 chromosome 16, BGAUD_0.2, whole genome shotgun sequence DNA:
- the tbx4 gene encoding T-box transcription factor TBX4 isoform X1 translates to MLQDKASAVADKGVTVVQSAGRPELATVSSHLGLPAAPSIPNNNDLDQSIENIKVVLHEKEMWKKFHETGTEMIITKAGRRLFPSYKVKVSGMNPKTKYILLVDIVPADDHRYKFCDNKWMVAGKAEPAMPGRLYVHPDSPATGAHWMRQLVSFQKLKLTNNHLDPFGHIILNSMHKYQPRLHIVKADENNAFGSKNTAYCTHVFNETTFISVTSYQNHKITQLKIENNPFAKGFRGSDEGDLRVSRLQGKDYPVISKNMVRQRFLSSHAHLPGKLGGGMLGCHAQPHYPYESGVSLGSGDAQDTLPSPFPPSRDSGLLYHCFKHRDNSRHLEMGCKRPYLDAPPPSLPDEHYFHPPPTYEPPLLSHPYCGEALASREACMYGGMDREAGPGGVVGTEDLPPPSLNCNMWASVQPYPRYGVQTVEAVPYQAFPAHFPGMAPSVVSHHSPSTQRPNPAPSIPELAPFTAQRPAPPAPPSSSSSCSSSSSTPSGPGSRDRDPHPPLYHRKPGSPLRPHRDFSTSRDHSPMLSRDPVYQYQLGFGTLGPHWTES, encoded by the exons ATGCTTCAGGACAAGGCGTCGGCTGTGGCTGATAAAGGTGTGACTGTGGTCCAGTCTGCTGGGCGTCCTGAACTGGCCACCGTATCCTCCCATCTGGGCCTGCCAGCAGCTCCCAGTATCCCTAACAACAATGACCTCGACCAG agcATTGAGAATATCAAAGTGGTTCTTCATGAGAAGGAAATGTGGAAGAAGTTCCATGAGACAGGAACGGAAATGATCATCACCAAAGCAGGCAG GCGGCTGTTCCCCAGCTACAAAGTAAAAGTCTCCGGGATGAATCCAAAAACCAAGTACATCCTTTTAGTCGACATCGTGCCGGCCGATGACCATCGTTACAAGTTCTGTGACAACAAGTG GATGGTGGCCGGGAAGGCAGAGCCAGCCATGCCGGGCCGGCTTTACGTCCACCCAGATTCTCCTGCCACGGGGGCTCACTGGATGAGGCAGCTGGTCTCCTTTCAGAAGCTGAAACTCACAAACAACCACCTGGATCCTTTTGGGCAC ATTATACTGAACTCTATGCACAAATACCAGCCCAGGCTTCACATCGTAAAAGCGGACGAGAACAACGCCTTTGGCTCCAAGAACACTGCCTACTGCACACACGTGTTCAACGAGACCACGTTTATCTCGGTGACATcctaccagaaccacaag aTAACACAGTTAAAGATAGAAAACAATCCCTTTGCCAAAGGGTTTCGGGGTAGTGACGAGGGAGACCTACGTGTGTCCAGACTTCAAGG gAAAGACTACCCAGTGATCTCCAAGAACATGGTGCGGCAGCGTTTCCTCTCGTCCCACGCTCATCTGCCAGGAAAGCTCGGTGGCGGGATGCTGGGGTGCCACGCGCAGCCTCACTACCCCTACGAGAGTGGGGTGTCCTTGGGCAGCGGCGACGCACAGGACACCCTCCCCAGCCCCTTCCCTCCGAGCCGAGACTCCGGCCTGCTCTACCACTGCTTCAAGCACAGAG ATAACTCCAGGCACTTGGAGATGGGCTGCAAGCGTCCGTATCTAGATGCGCCGCCCCCGTCTCTTCCAGACGAGCACTACTTCCACCCCCCTCCCACCTATGAACCTCCGTTACTGTCCCACCCATACTGTGGCGAGGCACTGGCTTCCAGAGAGGCCTGCATGTACGGAGGCATGGACAGGGAGGCGGGGCCGGGGGGCGTGGTCGGCACCGAGGACCTGCCCCCGCCTTCCCTGAACTGCAACATGTGGGCGTCGGTGCAGCCATACCCACGCTACGGCGTGCAGACTGTGGAGGCCGTGCCCTACCAGGCCTTTCCCGCCCACTTCCCCGGCATGGCCCCCTCTGTGGTCTCCCACCACTCACCATCGACTCAGCGCCCAAACCCCGCCCCTTCCATCCCGGAACTGGCCCCCTTCACGGCACAGCGGCctgcaccaccagcaccaccttcgtcttcctcctcctgttcctcctcctcctccacaccgTCGGGGCCTGGCTCCCGTGACAGAGACCCCCATCCTCCACTGTACCACAGAAAGCCCGGGTCACCTCTTCGACCTCACAGGGATTTCTCGACCTCCAGGGACCACAGCCCAATGCTGTCGAGAGACCCAGTCTACCAGTATCAACTGGGCTTTGGCACCCTAGGGCCCCATTGGACTGAGAGCTAA
- the tbx4 gene encoding T-box transcription factor TBX4 isoform X2 gives MNPKTKYILLVDIVPADDHRYKFCDNKWMVAGKAEPAMPGRLYVHPDSPATGAHWMRQLVSFQKLKLTNNHLDPFGHIILNSMHKYQPRLHIVKADENNAFGSKNTAYCTHVFNETTFISVTSYQNHKITQLKIENNPFAKGFRGSDEGDLRVSRLQGKDYPVISKNMVRQRFLSSHAHLPGKLGGGMLGCHAQPHYPYESGVSLGSGDAQDTLPSPFPPSRDSGLLYHCFKHRDNSRHLEMGCKRPYLDAPPPSLPDEHYFHPPPTYEPPLLSHPYCGEALASREACMYGGMDREAGPGGVVGTEDLPPPSLNCNMWASVQPYPRYGVQTVEAVPYQAFPAHFPGMAPSVVSHHSPSTQRPNPAPSIPELAPFTAQRPAPPAPPSSSSSCSSSSSTPSGPGSRDRDPHPPLYHRKPGSPLRPHRDFSTSRDHSPMLSRDPVYQYQLGFGTLGPHWTES, from the exons ATGAATCCAAAAACCAAGTACATCCTTTTAGTCGACATCGTGCCGGCCGATGACCATCGTTACAAGTTCTGTGACAACAAGTG GATGGTGGCCGGGAAGGCAGAGCCAGCCATGCCGGGCCGGCTTTACGTCCACCCAGATTCTCCTGCCACGGGGGCTCACTGGATGAGGCAGCTGGTCTCCTTTCAGAAGCTGAAACTCACAAACAACCACCTGGATCCTTTTGGGCAC ATTATACTGAACTCTATGCACAAATACCAGCCCAGGCTTCACATCGTAAAAGCGGACGAGAACAACGCCTTTGGCTCCAAGAACACTGCCTACTGCACACACGTGTTCAACGAGACCACGTTTATCTCGGTGACATcctaccagaaccacaag aTAACACAGTTAAAGATAGAAAACAATCCCTTTGCCAAAGGGTTTCGGGGTAGTGACGAGGGAGACCTACGTGTGTCCAGACTTCAAGG gAAAGACTACCCAGTGATCTCCAAGAACATGGTGCGGCAGCGTTTCCTCTCGTCCCACGCTCATCTGCCAGGAAAGCTCGGTGGCGGGATGCTGGGGTGCCACGCGCAGCCTCACTACCCCTACGAGAGTGGGGTGTCCTTGGGCAGCGGCGACGCACAGGACACCCTCCCCAGCCCCTTCCCTCCGAGCCGAGACTCCGGCCTGCTCTACCACTGCTTCAAGCACAGAG ATAACTCCAGGCACTTGGAGATGGGCTGCAAGCGTCCGTATCTAGATGCGCCGCCCCCGTCTCTTCCAGACGAGCACTACTTCCACCCCCCTCCCACCTATGAACCTCCGTTACTGTCCCACCCATACTGTGGCGAGGCACTGGCTTCCAGAGAGGCCTGCATGTACGGAGGCATGGACAGGGAGGCGGGGCCGGGGGGCGTGGTCGGCACCGAGGACCTGCCCCCGCCTTCCCTGAACTGCAACATGTGGGCGTCGGTGCAGCCATACCCACGCTACGGCGTGCAGACTGTGGAGGCCGTGCCCTACCAGGCCTTTCCCGCCCACTTCCCCGGCATGGCCCCCTCTGTGGTCTCCCACCACTCACCATCGACTCAGCGCCCAAACCCCGCCCCTTCCATCCCGGAACTGGCCCCCTTCACGGCACAGCGGCctgcaccaccagcaccaccttcgtcttcctcctcctgttcctcctcctcctccacaccgTCGGGGCCTGGCTCCCGTGACAGAGACCCCCATCCTCCACTGTACCACAGAAAGCCCGGGTCACCTCTTCGACCTCACAGGGATTTCTCGACCTCCAGGGACCACAGCCCAATGCTGTCGAGAGACCCAGTCTACCAGTATCAACTGGGCTTTGGCACCCTAGGGCCCCATTGGACTGAGAGCTAA